From the Mycobacterium sp. 155 genome, the window TGTCCGGGCCCACAGAGGATCTGGAGAAGGCGGTTGCCCGGTTGACGGCCGACGGCATTCGGTGCGACTGGCTGGAAACCAGCCACGCCTTCCACTCGGCGCTGCTGGATCCGATCCTCGATGAGTTCGAGTCGTACGCGAATCAGTTCACTTTCAAAGCACCACAACGGATTCTGATCGACAACCGCACCGGCACGGCACTCGGTCGGAGCGTCAAGCTCGATGGCGCCTACTGGCGCCGGCACGCGCGCCAACCGGTGGAATTCGCCAAGAGCGTACGGACGCTGGCTGATCTGAACTGCAAGGTGTTGCTCGAGATCGGCCCACGACCGGTGCTCACGGCCGCAGCGTTGGGCGCGTGGCCCGATCCGGCCACCGCACCCCGGGTGATCGCCTCACTGCGGCGAAACATCGCCGACAACCGGCAGCTCACCGAAGCCGTCGCAGACGCCTACGTGTTGGGCCATCTGCCCGACTTCGCCGCCTTCCGGCAGCCGCATGCGCGCAAGCTCGATCTGCCCACATATCCGTTCGAGCACCGCCAGTACTGGTATCGCGACAACAGAGATCAGGCTGGGCATCTGCCACAACAACACGTTGCCGCGCGCACCCAGACCGTCCGGCTCCTCGAGGACGGCCGGATCGAGGAGCTCGCCGCCCTGCTCGACGGCGCGGGTAGCGACCAGCAGACCATGAGCGTCCTGACCAAGCTTGCGGCACAACACAATCAGCAACGCTCGACCCAGTCGATCGCCGACGACCGCTACGAGTTCCGCTGGGAGAAAACGGTTACCCCGCTCTCCGGCGCGGAAGCCGGGTCGAGTTCCTGGATTCTCATCGGAGACGACTCCGATGCCGTCAAGCCTCTGGTCGACACACTCACCGCGCGTGGGCAACAGCATCGTTTCCTCGCTCTGCCGGCCTCCGACGCCGACGAGGCGCAGCTCGCAGATGCGTTGCGCGCCGCGGTAACCGACGATTCGACGCTGCGCATCGTGCATGTCGCCGCCCTCAACTCAACCGGTGCACCCTCGATGCGGTCACTGCTGCGGATGCAACACCAGGTCATGACCGGGACGCGGCGGCTCTTCCGCGCTGCGGTCGACTCCGGCCTGAGAGCACCCATCTGGCTCGTCACCCGCGGCGCACAGCACGTCACCGACCTGGACGCCGTGGCTCCGGAACAGAGCGCTCTGTGGGGATTCGGCCGCGCTGCGGCACTGGAACTACCGCAACTGTGGGGCGGGCTGGCCGACTTGTCGGCGGGCAACGCTGACGAATGGTCCGGGTTGCTCAGCCGGATCACCGCGGGACCCGACTCGTCCGCCAGGGAAGACCAAGTCGCGCTGCGTGATCAAGCGGTCTACGTGCCCCGGTTGGTGCGCCGGCAGGAATTGCCGAGCGGCAATCCGCTGGAACTACGTTCCGACGCAACGTATCTGGTGACGGGCGGGCTCGGATCCATAGGACTGGAGATCGCGGGCTACCTGGCGTCGCACGGCGCCACGCATCTGGTGTTGACCAGCAGGCGCGAGCCCAGCGACACCGCCGCGCAGCGCATCGAGGGACTGCGTGCCCAGCACGGCTGCGACGTCCGGGTGGTCACAGCCGATGTCGCCGACGCGCACGACGTCGCGCGTCTGCTGGCCGGTGTGCGGACCGAGCTGCCTCCGTTGGTGGGCATCATCCACGCAGCCGGCGAGATCGGCACCACTGCGCTGAGCGAGCTCGATTCCGAATCCCAGCAGGCCGAACTGGATCGCGTCTTCGCTGGGAAGGTTTGGGGTGCATGGTATTTGAGTGAGGCTGTGGCTGACGAGAAGCTCGACTTCTTCATCAGCACCTCCTCGATCGCCTCGGTCTGGGGCGGATTCGGTCAGACCGCCTACAGCGCGGCGAACGCATTCCTCGACGGGCTGGCCTGGCGCCTGCGCGAGCAGGGCGTCGCCGGCGTCAGCGTCAACTTCGGCCCCTGGTCGGCAGGAATGGCCGATGCGGAATCTCGGAAGCGCCTGGAGCAGCGCGGGATCCGGACACTGTCGCCTGCCGATGCACTGGCAGGCCTGGCCGACGTGGTGGCGTCCCCATCAGCACAAGGCGTCGTCGCCCGCATCGACTGGGCCCGCTTCCTGCCGCTCTACCAGCAAGCGGGCCGGCGGGCAGTCCTGGCGGAGTTGGAGCGCGAGGTGCCCACCCAGGTGTCCGTCGCGCAGTCCGGCACTGCCTCTGGAAGAACCCAGTTGGTCGAACGGCTCGCAAGTGCCCCGGTTCAGCAGCGCAAGAAACTGCTCACCGATTACCTGCGTGACGCCGTGGCAGAGGTGACGCGCGTGGACTCCTCGGAGATCCGTGAGGACGCAGGCTTCTTCGACCTCGGCATGGATTCGCTGATGGCGGTCGAACTGCGCCGCCGCATCGAACAAGGCGTCGGTGCGGAGATCCCGATCACCCTGGTGATGGATTACCCCAGGCTCTCCGATGTGGCCGACTACCTGCTCGGCGACGTGCTCGGGCTCAGCGAGCAGACCAAATCGGCTCCTCAACCGGCCTCGGTGACCACGAGCACCGACGAACCGATCGCGATCGTCGCGGTGTCGTGCCGTTTCCCCGGCGCGCCGGACCCGGAGGCCTTCTGGGACCTGCTGTCCGGTGGTGTCGATGCCATCCGGGAAATCCCGGAGGACCGCTTCGACATCGACGAGTTCTACGACCCGGATCCGGAGACCGCGGGTAAGACCTACACGCGCTTCGGCGGATTCCTCGACGGAATCGACGGATTCGATCCCGAGTTCTTCGGTATCTCTCCGCGTGAGGCGCTCTGGATCGAGCCCCAGCAGCGGCTGATGCTGGAAACGGTGTGGGAGGGCTTGGAAAGAGCGGGCTATTCGCCGGCGGCGTTGCGCGGCAGCCGAACCGGCATCTTCGCGGGTGTCGCTGCCAATGAGTACGCCCATCTGCTGTCGTCGGAGTCGATCGACAAGATCGAGCCGTACTTCATCACCGGCAATGCGCTCAACGCCATCTCCGGTCGGGTTGCCTTCGCGCTGGGATTCGAAGGCCCGGCAATGGCTGTCGACACCGCGTGCAGCTCGGCGCTGGTCGCTGTCCATCAGGCCTGCCAGGCATTGCATTCCGGGGACTGCGACTTGGCGTTGGCCGGCGGAGTCAACGTCCTGCTTTCTCCGGTGACCGTTGTCGCCGCCTCCCGCGCCCGGATGCTGTCCCCCGTCGGGCGATGCAAGACCTTCGACGCCTCCGCCGACGGCTACGTCCGCAGTGAAGGCTGCGGCATTCTCGTGCTCAAGAGGCTCAGCGATGCACAGCGTGACGGCGACCGGATCTGCGCGGTCATTCCCAGCAGCGCGGTGAACCAGGACGGTGCGTCCAGCGGCTTGACCGTGCCCAATGGTGGTGCACAGCAACGGCTCATCGGAACAGCGCTCGCGCGCGCCGGGTGGGCCGGCGGGGACGTCGACTATCTCGAGGCGCACGGCACGGGCACCCCGCTGGGCGATCCGATCGAGGTCCAGGCGGCCGCCGCGGCCTACGGCGCCTCGCGGGACGCGGACCGGCCGCTGCTGATGGGCTCGGTGAAGACCAACATCGGTCACACCGAATCCGCTTCGGGCGCAGCAGGCCTGATCAAGGTCGTGTTGTCGCTGCAGAACGACGTGCTCCCACAGAGCCTGCACTTCGAGAACCCGTCACCGCACATCCCATGGAATTCGCTCTCGGTGCGGGTGGTGGACAAGGCGATTCCGTGGCAGGCCAACGGCAGGCCCCGGCGTGCCGGCGTGAGTTCGTTCGGATTCACCGGCACGAACGCGCACGTGCTGATCGAGGAAGCGCCGACCCCAGCTGAATTGGCGCCGGAGACTCCGGCCGAGAGCCCCGGTGTCAACGTGCTGGCACTGTCCGCGCGGTCACCGGAAGCCCTGGTGGCGTTGGCACAGCGCTATGGGGCGTGGTTGGACGCCCACCCGGACGCCGATCTCGCCGACGTCTGCGTCACCGCGGGCGCGGGTCGTTCGCACTTCGAACACCGCGCCGCGCTGGTTGTGGATTCGGTCGCCGACACGCGCATGGGACTTACGGACCTTGCCGAAAACCGCACCCGCCCTGGCGTGCTCCGTGGTGAGCACACCAATCGTCCGACGACGGCCTGGTTGTTCACCGGGCAGGGCAGCCAGTACCCGGGAATGGCCCGCGAGTTGTTCGACGCCGAACCGGTTTTCGCCGAGACCGTGAAGCGCTGCGCGGAGGCGGTCGATGATGTGCTGCCGCGTCCGTTGCTGGAGGTCATGTTCGCTACGGATGGTGACGCCGGAGAACGGCTGCGGCACACCTCGTTTGCTCAGCCGGCACTTTTCGCCGTCGAGATGGGCTTGGCCCGGCTGTGGCAGTCATGGGGTGTCGAGCCCGACGTGGTTCTGGGTCACAGCGTGGGCCAGTATGCAGCGGCATGCGTGGCGGGAGTGTTCAGCCTCGAAGACGGTGCACGTCTGATCGCCCACCGCGGCCGGCTGTTCGGCAGTCTCCCCGCGGGTGGGCGAATGGTGGCGGTGTTCGCCGATCCCAAACACGTCGAGCAGATCGCGAGCGAATTCCCGCGCGTGTCGGTCGGCGCATACAACGGTCCCAACACCGTACTTTCTGGCCCTGGCGAGGATCTGCAACAAGCGGTCAACCGATTCGAGGAAGACGGCATCCGCTGCACCTGGCTGGAGACCAGCCACGCCTTCCACTCGGAACTGCTGGATCCGGTGCTCGACGAGTTCGAGTCATTTGCGGCGCAGGTGCAATTCGCTGCCCCGACGTTGCCGCTGGTCTGCAACCGTGCCGGTGCGGTGCTCACGGCCCAGACGCCGGTCGACGCCCAGTACTGGCGGCGGCATTCCCGCCAGCCGGTGCAGTTCGCCGAGAGCGTGCGCACGGTGGCGGCGCTGGGCTGCTCGATATTGATGGAGATCGGTCCGCAGCCCGTGCTCACCGGAGCTGCGGTGCAGGTCTGGCCGGCGCACTTGGCCGCGCCACGGGCGATCGTCTCGCTGCGCAAGGGCGTTGGCGACCGCCGCCAGATGGCCGACGCGGTGGCCGCGGCCTACGTCGGTGGCCATCGGCCGAATTTCACTGCGCTGCATGGTCAGCCACATCGCAAGGTTGAGCTGCCCACCTACCCGTTCCAGCATCGTCGCTTCTGGCCCAAGACAGGTGGGCTCGCCATAGACGGCGCGGTCGGCTCCGTGGGATCCGGAATCCTGGGCAGCGCCAAAGATCTCGCTTCCGGCGACTCGGTCTACACGAGCAGGCTGTCAGTCAAGTCGCAGCCCTGGCTGTCCGACCACGTCATCTACGGCACCGTCGTCGTCCCCGGCGCGACGTACGCCGCGATGGCACTGGCCGCGGTGGGCACCCCGGCGCACGCCAAGGACGTCTTCTTCTACGAGCCGATCATCCTGCCCAAGAAGAGTTCCCGCGAGGTGCAGTTGACATTGCACCCGGCCAACGGCGGCGGCGAATGGAAGTTCCAGGTGCACAGCCGTCCGTTCGGTGTCAGTGACGCCGAATGGGCGTTGAATGCCGAGGGCACTGTGCTGAGCGGCGTCGGCGACGACACCGGTGAACCGGCGGCCGAGGACGATCCGGTCGACGAGGCCATCGAGCGCATGAACCGCATGCGTCCGCAGGAGCTGTTCGAGACCTTCTCCGACCTGGAACTGGCATGGGGACCGAACTGGTCCGGTTCCCTGAAGTCGCTGTGGCTCGGCGAGGGCGAGGCGATCGGCGACATCCTCGTCGGCGAGGAACTCGCCGAACAACTCGGAACCGAGCCGATGCACCCCGTGCTGATGGACTTGTGCACCGGCGTCGCCTTCCCCGCGTTCCCAGCGCTGCTCGCGGCCCAACAGGGCGTCAACGACCTGTTCCTGCCCTTGCGGTACGGGCAGGTGACGCTCAAGGAGAAGATGCCGCGACGGTTCTACTGCCGTGCAAGGTGGCATGAGAGCGCCCTCGACAGCGAAACCCAGGTGTTCGATCTGGAATACCTCGATCGAGATGGCCGTCATCTCGGCGGAATTCGCGAGTTCACGGTCAAACGCGCACCTCGCGAAGCACTGCTGCGCGGCCTCGGCGGCGACGCCACCCGGCTGCTGTACACCCTTGGGTGGCACGAGGTTCCGCTGCCGCCGTCCGGCGATGAGGCCGCAAAGGTCAGCGGCACCTGGCTGATCGCCGGGTTCGACGAACTGGCCGCCAAGGTGCCCGGCTGCGTCCGGTTCGACCGGAACACCGATCCGGAACTCCTGGGGCAGCTGCTGGTTCAGGCCCACGAACGCGGTATGGGGTTCTCGGGCGTCGTGTGGCGTAGCAGCGGACCGGGCGCAGGCGCGTCGGCGGACGCCGAAGCGCGGCTCGAAGCCGAGATCGCCAACCTGCTCAGCGCCGTACACACGGTGCAGGGGGGTCAGGTCAGGCTGCCCGGCGGTCTTTGGATCGTCACCGAACGGGCCGTCGCCACCGAGTCCGGTGAGCCGGTCGATCCGGTGCAGGCCGCGCTGTGGGGCTTCGGTCGCACGACGATCAACGAGGAACCTGCGCTGCATGCCAAACTCGTCGACTGCGACGGGTCGGACGAGGCCGTACGGGCCCTGGCCAACCTTTTGGCGGCGCCGGTGGATGAACCGGAATTGGCTCTGCGGCAAGGAAAGCTGCTGGCCTCCCGGTTGTTGCCGTGGGCGCGCAGCGGGCATCTCACGGTGCCGCGCGGCGGCGACTACGTCCTGGCGCCCACCGAACGCGGCGCGATCGACAACCTGCGGCTGATCGAGAAGGACGTGCCGGCGCCCGACGAGGGCTACGTGCAGGTGCGGGTGGAGGCCGCAGGTCTCAACTTCCGCGACGTGCTCAATGTCCTCGGGCTCTACCCGGGCGACCCGGGGCCGATCGGTGGCGACTTCGCCGGCGTCGTCACGCAATTGGGCGAGGGTGTAACCGGGCTTGAGGTGGGCCAGCGTGTCTACGGCTCCATGCAGGGCGCGTTCTCCAGCCGGTTCAACGTGCCTGCCCAGTTCCTGGCGCCGATCCCCGCTGGGGTGAGCGCGGTGGAAGCCGCGACGATTCCCGCCGCGGCGCTGACGGTGCGGCTCGCGTTCGACTGGGCGCAGCTGAAGCCCGGTGACAAGGTGCTGATCCACGCGGCCAGCGGTGGCGTCGGGTTGGCGGCGATCCAGATGGCGCAGCAGTGCGGCGCCGAGGTGTTCGCCACGGCCAGCACCTTCAAGCGTGCGACACTGCGCAGGCTGGGTGTGAAGTACGTCTACGACTCGCGCACAACGCATTTCGCCGATGAGATCCTGGCTGACACCGACGGTGCGGGCGTGGATGTGGTGCTCAACAGCCTGACCAGCGAAGGGTTCATCGAGGCGACGCTAAAGGCCACTGCCCGCAACGGCCGCTTCGCCGAGATCGCCAAGCGTGACATCTGGTCACCCGAGCGGATGGCCGAGGCCCGACCCGACATCGCCTACGAGATCGTGGCGTTGGACACGGTGATGTTCACCGAACCCGATCGCATTCGCGACTTGCTGACCGAGGTGTCGCAAGGGCTGGGCAGCGAGTGGACGCCGCTGCCCGCCGAGATCTACCCGCTGACCGAGGCCCGGGCCGCGTTCCGCCGCATGCAGCAGGCACGGCACATCGGGAAGATCGTCGTGCAGATACCGAACCCACTGCAGCCGCAGCCCGATCGGAGTTATCTGATCACCGGCGGACTCGGGGCGATCGGTCTGCACACGGCGTCGTACCTGGCCCAGCTCGGAGCCGGTGACATCGTGTTGACCAGCCGGCGGGCACCCGATGCCGACGCGCAACGGGCAATCGAGGAGATCACCGAGCGCTACAAGACCCGAATCCACGTCTTCACGGCCGATGTCGGCGACGAGTCGGAGGTAGCGAAGCTGCTGGAACGGATCAGGGCGGAATTGCCGCCGCTCGCCGGTGTGACACATCTGGCCGGCGTGCTCGACGATGCACTGTTGGGCCAGCAGAGCGTCGAACGGTTCCGGACCACGTTGGCGCCCAAGGCATTCGGTGCGTGCTACTTGGACCGCCTGACGAAAGACGACGATCTCGACTTCTTCATCGTGTCGTCGTCGGTGTCGAGCCTGTTCGGTTCGCCCGGTCAGGCCAACTACGCGACCGCCAATGCCCTGCTCGACGGTCTGGTCGCGCAGCGGAGGGCGCAAGGCCTGCCTGCCACGGGTGTCAACTTCGGTCCCTGGGCCCAGGGTGGCATGGCCTCGTCGGAAGCCGCGACCGCCAACATCAGTGCCCAGGGCCTGATTCCACTGG encodes:
- a CDS encoding type I polyketide synthase, whose product is MESVERPIEPPPRFAVVGYAARFPGAPDAETFWDVLREGRDAISEVPGDRWDVDEFFDPEPGTPGKVVTRRAGFVDDVTGFDAPFFGMSTREVRLMDPQHRLLLETAWRAVEHSGIAPTALAETNTGVFVGLATHDYLGMASDELTYPEIEAYMAIGTSNAAAAGRISYRLGLQGPAVAVDTACSSSLVAIHQACQALRLGECDLALAGGANVLLTPATMITFSNAHMLAPDGRCKTFDAAADGYVRGEGCGVIVIKRLEDAIRDGDRIRAVIRGSAINQDGASGGLTVPNGVAQQRVIADALKRANLEPSDVGYLEAHGTGTSLGDPIEAQAAGAVLGTGREPDRPLLIGSAKTNIGHLEAAAGIAGVIKVILSLEHETLPKHLHFENPSPHIPWDRLAVEVVKETRPWERNGQPRIAGVSSFGFAGTNAHVILEEAPESAAAPQPVERGGFSILPLSARTPAALVQLADQYRSWLISHPEATLADVCFTAGAGRAHLEQRAALVVNSRESAIELLGALADDRPAPGLVRGESHEAPKTAWLFTGQGSQYPGMARDLFGTEPVFAETLNRCAAAVADVLEKPLLDVIFDAEASEETLRQTSYAQPALFALEMGLARLWQSWGFEPDVVLGHSVGQYSAACVAGVFSLEDGARLIAERGRLFGSLPAGGRMVAVSTGAERVESLTDEFPTLSVAAYNGTNTVLSGPTEDLEKAVARLTADGIRCDWLETSHAFHSALLDPILDEFESYANQFTFKAPQRILIDNRTGTALGRSVKLDGAYWRRHARQPVEFAKSVRTLADLNCKVLLEIGPRPVLTAAALGAWPDPATAPRVIASLRRNIADNRQLTEAVADAYVLGHLPDFAAFRQPHARKLDLPTYPFEHRQYWYRDNRDQAGHLPQQHVAARTQTVRLLEDGRIEELAALLDGAGSDQQTMSVLTKLAAQHNQQRSTQSIADDRYEFRWEKTVTPLSGAEAGSSSWILIGDDSDAVKPLVDTLTARGQQHRFLALPASDADEAQLADALRAAVTDDSTLRIVHVAALNSTGAPSMRSLLRMQHQVMTGTRRLFRAAVDSGLRAPIWLVTRGAQHVTDLDAVAPEQSALWGFGRAAALELPQLWGGLADLSAGNADEWSGLLSRITAGPDSSAREDQVALRDQAVYVPRLVRRQELPSGNPLELRSDATYLVTGGLGSIGLEIAGYLASHGATHLVLTSRREPSDTAAQRIEGLRAQHGCDVRVVTADVADAHDVARLLAGVRTELPPLVGIIHAAGEIGTTALSELDSESQQAELDRVFAGKVWGAWYLSEAVADEKLDFFISTSSIASVWGGFGQTAYSAANAFLDGLAWRLREQGVAGVSVNFGPWSAGMADAESRKRLEQRGIRTLSPADALAGLADVVASPSAQGVVARIDWARFLPLYQQAGRRAVLAELEREVPTQVSVAQSGTASGRTQLVERLASAPVQQRKKLLTDYLRDAVAEVTRVDSSEIREDAGFFDLGMDSLMAVELRRRIEQGVGAEIPITLVMDYPRLSDVADYLLGDVLGLSEQTKSAPQPASVTTSTDEPIAIVAVSCRFPGAPDPEAFWDLLSGGVDAIREIPEDRFDIDEFYDPDPETAGKTYTRFGGFLDGIDGFDPEFFGISPREALWIEPQQRLMLETVWEGLERAGYSPAALRGSRTGIFAGVAANEYAHLLSSESIDKIEPYFITGNALNAISGRVAFALGFEGPAMAVDTACSSALVAVHQACQALHSGDCDLALAGGVNVLLSPVTVVAASRARMLSPVGRCKTFDASADGYVRSEGCGILVLKRLSDAQRDGDRICAVIPSSAVNQDGASSGLTVPNGGAQQRLIGTALARAGWAGGDVDYLEAHGTGTPLGDPIEVQAAAAAYGASRDADRPLLMGSVKTNIGHTESASGAAGLIKVVLSLQNDVLPQSLHFENPSPHIPWNSLSVRVVDKAIPWQANGRPRRAGVSSFGFTGTNAHVLIEEAPTPAELAPETPAESPGVNVLALSARSPEALVALAQRYGAWLDAHPDADLADVCVTAGAGRSHFEHRAALVVDSVADTRMGLTDLAENRTRPGVLRGEHTNRPTTAWLFTGQGSQYPGMARELFDAEPVFAETVKRCAEAVDDVLPRPLLEVMFATDGDAGERLRHTSFAQPALFAVEMGLARLWQSWGVEPDVVLGHSVGQYAAACVAGVFSLEDGARLIAHRGRLFGSLPAGGRMVAVFADPKHVEQIASEFPRVSVGAYNGPNTVLSGPGEDLQQAVNRFEEDGIRCTWLETSHAFHSELLDPVLDEFESFAAQVQFAAPTLPLVCNRAGAVLTAQTPVDAQYWRRHSRQPVQFAESVRTVAALGCSILMEIGPQPVLTGAAVQVWPAHLAAPRAIVSLRKGVGDRRQMADAVAAAYVGGHRPNFTALHGQPHRKVELPTYPFQHRRFWPKTGGLAIDGAVGSVGSGILGSAKDLASGDSVYTSRLSVKSQPWLSDHVIYGTVVVPGATYAAMALAAVGTPAHAKDVFFYEPIILPKKSSREVQLTLHPANGGGEWKFQVHSRPFGVSDAEWALNAEGTVLSGVGDDTGEPAAEDDPVDEAIERMNRMRPQELFETFSDLELAWGPNWSGSLKSLWLGEGEAIGDILVGEELAEQLGTEPMHPVLMDLCTGVAFPAFPALLAAQQGVNDLFLPLRYGQVTLKEKMPRRFYCRARWHESALDSETQVFDLEYLDRDGRHLGGIREFTVKRAPREALLRGLGGDATRLLYTLGWHEVPLPPSGDEAAKVSGTWLIAGFDELAAKVPGCVRFDRNTDPELLGQLLVQAHERGMGFSGVVWRSSGPGAGASADAEARLEAEIANLLSAVHTVQGGQVRLPGGLWIVTERAVATESGEPVDPVQAALWGFGRTTINEEPALHAKLVDCDGSDEAVRALANLLAAPVDEPELALRQGKLLASRLLPWARSGHLTVPRGGDYVLAPTERGAIDNLRLIEKDVPAPDEGYVQVRVEAAGLNFRDVLNVLGLYPGDPGPIGGDFAGVVTQLGEGVTGLEVGQRVYGSMQGAFSSRFNVPAQFLAPIPAGVSAVEAATIPAAALTVRLAFDWAQLKPGDKVLIHAASGGVGLAAIQMAQQCGAEVFATASTFKRATLRRLGVKYVYDSRTTHFADEILADTDGAGVDVVLNSLTSEGFIEATLKATARNGRFAEIAKRDIWSPERMAEARPDIAYEIVALDTVMFTEPDRIRDLLTEVSQGLGSEWTPLPAEIYPLTEARAAFRRMQQARHIGKIVVQIPNPLQPQPDRSYLITGGLGAIGLHTASYLAQLGAGDIVLTSRRAPDADAQRAIEEITERYKTRIHVFTADVGDESEVAKLLERIRAELPPLAGVTHLAGVLDDALLGQQSVERFRTTLAPKAFGACYLDRLTKDDDLDFFIVSSSVSSLFGSPGQANYATANALLDGLVAQRRAQGLPATGVNFGPWAQGGMASSEAATANISAQGLIPLEPSAALAALAEVVANGTGQATVIKANWQRAAKVLGSSRPPILDLVLPSAAGEVTGDSELLKQLMEIPVPQRAGFVTEFLQREVQNFLRLAQPPAATSRFLDLGTDSLMAIELRNRLHSQFGGKFTINATAVFDYPTIGGLAEYLVGQLPDAESAEAPDTPESPEIAESVGPDAPREAQQED